One Oscillospiraceae bacterium genomic region harbors:
- the thiM gene encoding hydroxyethylthiazole kinase, producing the protein MTRSEALAAIRARKPLLHCISNLVTANDCANLALAVGASPIMAQAPQEMADIAVLASAVVLNTGTPDEAKFTAARLAGAAANRCGIPVVLDPVGVGASPWRLENIRQLLQEVHPAILRANYGEAAALLGLSAAEHGVDSLTVPIDAAACAQALAQKLGTVVVLSGAEDLVTDGTALHTVSGGSDLMRRVTGAGCMLTVLCGAFAAVQPQAPLQAAVQAAEFWKACAAAAEPQAHGPASFRVALLDAAAQIV; encoded by the coding sequence ATGACCCGATCCGAAGCCCTTGCAGCCATCCGCGCCCGCAAGCCGCTGCTGCACTGCATCTCCAACCTGGTCACCGCCAACGATTGCGCCAACCTGGCCCTGGCCGTCGGTGCCAGCCCCATCATGGCTCAGGCCCCCCAGGAGATGGCCGACATCGCCGTGCTGGCCAGTGCCGTAGTGCTGAACACCGGCACCCCCGACGAAGCCAAATTCACTGCTGCCCGGCTGGCCGGTGCCGCCGCCAACCGCTGCGGTATCCCGGTAGTGCTGGACCCAGTCGGTGTAGGGGCCAGCCCCTGGCGGCTGGAGAATATCCGCCAGCTTTTGCAGGAAGTTCACCCCGCCATCCTGCGGGCCAACTACGGCGAGGCCGCCGCTCTATTGGGCCTTTCTGCTGCTGAGCACGGCGTGGACAGCCTGACCGTCCCCATCGATGCCGCCGCCTGCGCCCAAGCGCTGGCGCAAAAGCTGGGCACAGTCGTGGTGCTCTCCGGGGCCGAGGATCTCGTCACCGACGGCACCGCCCTGCACACCGTCTCCGGCGGCAGCGACCTGATGCGCCGTGTCACCGGTGCGGGCTGCATGCTAACGGTACTCTGCGGTGCTTTTGCCGCTGTGCAGCCGCAAGCCCCCTTACAGGCCGCCGTACAGGCCGCCGAATTTTGGAAAGCCTGTGCTGCCGCCGCAGAACCCCAGGCCCACGGCCCGGCCAGTTTCCGGGTCGCCCTGCTGGATGCTGCCGCACAAATCGTATAA
- the udk gene encoding uridine kinase, with protein sequence MNTIIIGIAGGTGSGKTTLTERLRDHFGIDEVSVINHDSYYKRHDELPYEERCKLNYDHPDSFDTPLMVAHLRELRAGHPVQVPVYDYTIHNRSNETVLVRPAPVIIVEGILIFDSPELCDLMDMKVFVDTDADVRILRRIVRDVKECGRTLDSVVTQYLTTVKPMHEQFVEPSKRKADLIVPEGGQNTVALELLIKWVDNHLRAEGESCQ encoded by the coding sequence ATGAACACCATTATCATTGGTATCGCCGGTGGTACCGGCAGCGGCAAAACGACCCTGACCGAACGCCTGCGCGACCACTTCGGCATAGACGAGGTCAGCGTCATCAACCATGACAGCTACTACAAGCGCCATGACGAACTGCCCTACGAGGAACGCTGCAAGCTGAACTACGACCACCCGGACAGCTTCGACACCCCGCTGATGGTGGCCCACCTGCGCGAACTGCGCGCCGGCCACCCGGTGCAGGTGCCCGTGTATGACTACACCATCCACAACCGCAGCAACGAGACTGTGCTGGTGCGCCCCGCGCCGGTCATCATCGTGGAAGGTATCTTGATCTTTGACTCCCCTGAGCTGTGCGATCTGATGGATATGAAGGTGTTTGTGGATACCGATGCCGACGTGCGTATTTTGCGCCGCATCGTGCGCGACGTTAAGGAGTGCGGCCGCACATTGGACAGCGTGGTGACCCAGTACTTGACCACCGTAAAGCCGATGCACGAGCAGTTTGTGGAGCCCAGCAAGCGCAAGGCGGACCTGATTGTGCCCGAGGGCGGCCAGAACACAGTGGCGCTGGAGCTGCTTATCAAATGGGTAGACAACCACCTGCGGGCAGAGGGAGAAAGCTGCCAGTGA
- a CDS encoding dCMP deaminase family protein has translation MKREDYISWDEYFMGIAMLSAMRSKDNNSQVGACIVSPENKILSLGYNGMPIGCNDDDMPWEREGEDLETKYMYVCHSELNAILNSPNHDLKGARMYVTLFPCNECAKAIIQSGIKELIYLSDKYHDTHASIASRRMFNMTGVKYRAYEPTGRKIELEV, from the coding sequence GTGAAACGAGAGGATTATATCAGCTGGGACGAATACTTTATGGGCATTGCCATGCTTTCGGCCATGCGCTCGAAGGATAACAACAGCCAGGTCGGCGCCTGCATCGTCAGTCCGGAGAACAAGATCCTGTCCTTGGGCTACAACGGCATGCCCATCGGCTGCAACGATGACGACATGCCCTGGGAGCGCGAGGGCGAGGACCTGGAGACCAAGTATATGTACGTCTGCCACTCCGAGCTGAACGCCATCCTGAACAGCCCCAACCACGACCTGAAAGGGGCGCGGATGTACGTGACGCTGTTCCCCTGCAACGAATGCGCCAAGGCCATCATCCAGAGCGGTATCAAGGAACTGATCTACCTTTCGGACAAATACCATGATACCCATGCCAGCATCGCCAGCCGCCGCATGTTCAATATGACCGGCGTAAAATACCGGGCCTATGAGCCGACGGGCCGCAAGATCGAGCTGGAAGTATAA
- a CDS encoding sporulation transcriptional regulator SpoIIID, whose product MKGDPEERAIAVGRYIAGTGATVRAAAVVFGVSKSTIWKDQARLRRTSPGLWAEVQAVVQKNKAERHLRGGEATRLKYLHK is encoded by the coding sequence ATGAAAGGTGACCCAGAAGAACGCGCCATAGCGGTGGGGCGTTACATTGCCGGTACCGGCGCCACGGTGCGGGCGGCTGCGGTGGTGTTTGGCGTAAGCAAAAGCACCATCTGGAAAGACCAGGCCCGCCTGCGCCGCACAAGCCCCGGCCTTTGGGCCGAGGTGCAGGCCGTGGTGCAGAAAAACAAGGCTGAGCGCCACCTGCGGGGCGGCGAGGCCACCCGCCTGAAATATTTGCACAAATAA
- a CDS encoding SH3 domain-containing protein, whose amino-acid sequence MKRMVCAVIALLLTGCAAGQVRSSAPVTDGQPAATPETAATAETSESAATPAPTTAPPQGLVSTDADVLDYDDIRLIGYERAFQPYPETDYYTMCKDGLWGLMRSDGTEVLPCRAPQPLVECFIEGRRWHGYQDNLPWDEMLAEEKRINVLLRESGDGMLCAAHDGGTYLEFVYLTDYKVYIYSGSMGPGELAAPTDEDMLLYSGRVDGYVPVQTGVTEDEGDDHVSIISDGQYIYRRRNGSAANIYHYTLADYFFDATLAPAEREGKWVYLGTMGEEVTPVCYDSVYYTNTSGDGSFLFRRAAPLLNGYTPVSRSGKFGLLDRAGAEYVPCTYDGLVWDGGTAWVKLDDGWHQYTIPGVTKPDPLDDLPEDITAPDTRTFSYARVITEGGRLNLRAGPGTEYDIVGKIPEYTSLRIYGSSNTAPAWVLVQYQGQFGWTNLDYLERSY is encoded by the coding sequence ATGAAACGGATGGTTTGTGCTGTCATAGCGCTGTTGCTGACAGGGTGCGCTGCTGGGCAAGTACGGTCCAGTGCGCCTGTTACGGATGGTCAGCCTGCGGCTACCCCCGAAACCGCCGCCACGGCGGAGACATCCGAAAGTGCCGCCACCCCTGCGCCGACTACTGCTCCGCCGCAGGGGCTTGTGTCGACGGATGCGGATGTGCTGGATTATGATGATATTCGGCTCATTGGCTACGAGCGTGCCTTTCAACCGTACCCGGAGACCGACTATTACACGATGTGCAAAGACGGCCTGTGGGGCCTGATGCGCAGCGATGGTACCGAGGTACTGCCCTGCCGCGCACCGCAGCCGTTGGTTGAATGTTTTATTGAAGGCCGCCGCTGGCACGGTTATCAGGATAATTTACCTTGGGATGAGATGCTAGCCGAAGAAAAGCGGATCAACGTTTTGCTGCGGGAAAGCGGCGACGGCATGCTCTGCGCGGCCCACGATGGCGGCACCTATCTGGAGTTTGTCTACCTGACGGATTACAAAGTATATATATACAGCGGCTCAATGGGCCCGGGAGAATTGGCCGCGCCGACAGACGAAGACATGCTGCTGTACAGCGGCCGGGTGGACGGCTATGTGCCGGTCCAGACTGGCGTAACGGAAGACGAGGGCGACGACCACGTCAGTATTATCAGTGATGGACAATACATTTACCGCCGCCGCAATGGCAGTGCGGCAAACATCTACCACTACACTCTTGCCGACTACTTTTTTGATGCCACGCTTGCCCCCGCAGAGCGGGAAGGCAAGTGGGTGTACCTGGGCACGATGGGCGAGGAAGTGACGCCGGTTTGTTACGATAGTGTGTATTATACCAACACTTCTGGGGATGGCTCCTTCCTTTTCCGGCGTGCCGCACCGCTGCTGAACGGCTATACCCCCGTGAGCCGCAGCGGAAAATTCGGCCTGCTTGATCGCGCAGGGGCAGAATATGTCCCCTGCACGTATGATGGCCTTGTCTGGGACGGTGGCACCGCCTGGGTCAAGCTGGACGACGGATGGCACCAGTACACGATCCCCGGTGTGACGAAGCCTGATCCTCTGGACGACCTGCCGGAGGACATCACCGCGCCCGACACGCGCACCTTCTCCTATGCCCGCGTTATCACCGAGGGCGGCCGCCTGAACCTGCGCGCCGGACCAGGCACAGAGTATGATATTGTGGGAAAGATCCCGGAGTACACTTCCCTGCGCATCTACGGTTCTTCCAATACGGCCCCCGCCTGGGTGCTGGTGCAGTATCAGGGTCAGTTTGGCTGGACCAACCTGGATTATCTGGAACGAAGCTATTAA
- a CDS encoding WG repeat-containing protein translates to MKRILCAAMMLILAGCVTKQADPTDIVSTPAVTQTPEAAVMPAPEATKAPAASETEATETPTAESTSYTAIMLPMRDTYPPVMLAEDDLVSDGYYTMCRDGKWGLMESDGSVLLPCRADNPVRRCASSTLKWHYVVSASSEDWKTYNDTLAAANAGTLCSGEHDGLLLAWTYDIDSGKVCKSAGMMGDDEPLTDTDKIYGEYLPCQRCEWMDGNGDTNYYYYYEIAEAGGYVLANADGELLNDTVYEDAGCFYDQNLAPVKLNGKWGYINLQGELVTDTVYEPVYGMDYANNYALRYASPLLNGYAAVCRDGKWGVLDSTGKEYIPCEYEYAAWNGHVLWLKQNGEWQSQRIPGVPEDWTDTKMNIWTYPKELKATDHYWRVTSDVGLNMRVGPGTNYNKWQLVPAHTCLQDLGHNEDNTWMLSKYAGWYGWVSMEYLEEVTQ, encoded by the coding sequence ATGAAACGGATACTTTGTGCAGCTATGATGCTGATTTTGGCAGGATGTGTAACAAAGCAGGCAGATCCTACGGATATAGTAAGTACACCTGCGGTCACGCAGACGCCAGAAGCGGCGGTGATGCCTGCACCGGAAGCGACCAAAGCACCTGCTGCATCCGAAACTGAAGCAACGGAAACACCCACGGCAGAGAGCACCAGCTATACCGCAATCATGCTGCCGATGCGCGACACCTACCCGCCTGTCATGCTGGCCGAGGATGATCTGGTTTCGGACGGATATTATACCATGTGCCGGGACGGCAAGTGGGGCCTGATGGAAAGCGACGGTTCCGTGCTGCTGCCCTGCCGGGCGGATAATCCCGTAAGACGTTGTGCAAGCAGCACTTTGAAATGGCATTACGTCGTAAGCGCCAGCAGCGAGGATTGGAAGACCTATAACGATACGCTGGCCGCAGCCAATGCCGGGACGCTTTGCAGCGGCGAGCATGACGGTCTGCTTTTGGCCTGGACCTATGATATTGACAGCGGCAAAGTCTGTAAAAGTGCCGGCATGATGGGCGATGACGAGCCATTGACCGACACAGATAAAATATACGGCGAGTATCTCCCCTGCCAACGCTGCGAATGGATGGACGGCAACGGCGACACCAATTATTATTATTATTATGAAATAGCCGAGGCCGGCGGTTATGTGCTTGCCAATGCAGACGGTGAACTGCTGAACGATACCGTCTACGAGGATGCCGGGTGCTTCTATGACCAGAACCTAGCCCCCGTGAAGCTGAACGGCAAGTGGGGCTATATCAATTTGCAGGGAGAGCTGGTAACAGATACCGTGTACGAGCCGGTTTATGGTATGGACTACGCGAATAACTATGCACTGCGGTATGCTTCGCCGCTGCTGAACGGCTACGCGGCTGTCTGCCGAGATGGCAAGTGGGGCGTGCTGGATTCCACTGGGAAGGAATACATTCCCTGCGAGTATGAGTATGCCGCCTGGAACGGGCATGTGCTGTGGCTGAAGCAGAACGGCGAATGGCAGAGTCAACGCATCCCCGGTGTGCCTGAGGATTGGACAGACACGAAGATGAACATCTGGACCTACCCGAAAGAGCTGAAAGCCACCGACCATTACTGGCGCGTCACCTCGGATGTGGGGCTGAACATGCGCGTAGGTCCGGGGACCAACTACAATAAATGGCAGTTGGTGCCCGCGCATACCTGCCTGCAGGACTTGGGCCATAACGAGGATAACACCTGGATGCTGAGCAAATATGCCGGGTGGTATGGCTGGGTAAGCATGGAATACCTGGAAGAAGTAACGCAATAA
- a CDS encoding pyridoxal-phosphate dependent enzyme, with protein MPILRSYYQDVYRSPVVRLDGYSGRHGLTSSILAYLDFGGATGTSKDGLAETMLAFATERGALQPGMPVVEASSGSFGAALAVSCATTGHPCILVVPSNLPIARRQRLQELGAKIVVCSSGGRRVMDRIAQETAERYHGYFTHYFANDDNPEYHRRVTGPQILKAAGDSIDAIVIGVGSGGTVTGVAEYIKAWNSMIRIVAVEPAECAAISGGFIGQHGIAGIGPGFVPENYNPYVVDTVLTVTTADAERASKEVLLCDGIPACTSGGATLAAAVQLMEMSKAKRPLCIFAGRRMYE; from the coding sequence ATGCCGATCCTGCGCAGTTATTATCAGGATGTATACCGTTCCCCTGTTGTGCGGCTGGACGGATACTCCGGCCGCCACGGGCTGACATCCAGCATTTTGGCGTATCTGGACTTTGGCGGCGCTACCGGGACCTCCAAAGATGGCCTGGCTGAGACGATGCTGGCCTTTGCTACCGAGCGCGGTGCTTTGCAGCCCGGTATGCCGGTGGTGGAAGCCAGTTCCGGCAGCTTTGGCGCGGCGCTGGCGGTAAGCTGTGCCACCACGGGGCACCCCTGCATTTTGGTAGTGCCCAGCAACCTGCCTATTGCCCGCCGCCAGCGGCTGCAGGAACTGGGCGCGAAAATCGTGGTGTGTAGCAGCGGCGGCCGCCGGGTGATGGATCGCATCGCCCAGGAGACAGCCGAGCGCTACCACGGCTACTTTACCCACTACTTTGCCAACGATGACAACCCGGAGTATCACCGCCGGGTGACCGGGCCGCAGATCTTGAAGGCCGCCGGGGACAGCATTGACGCCATCGTCATCGGTGTGGGCAGCGGCGGCACCGTGACCGGCGTGGCCGAGTACATCAAGGCGTGGAACAGCATGATCCGCATTGTGGCGGTGGAACCTGCCGAGTGCGCCGCCATTTCGGGCGGGTTCATCGGCCAGCACGGCATTGCGGGCATTGGCCCCGGCTTTGTGCCGGAAAACTACAACCCCTATGTGGTGGATACGGTGCTGACCGTGACCACCGCCGATGCGGAGCGGGCCTCGAAGGAAGTGCTGCTGTGCGACGGCATCCCTGCCTGCACCAGCGGCGGCGCGACCCTGGCCGCGGCCGTACAGTTGATGGAGATGAGCAAGGCCAAGCGCCCCTTGTGTATATTTGCCGGGCGAAGGATGTACGAATAA
- a CDS encoding DNA-binding protein, whose product MAGKPQKNLAYSVLLDFYGPALTEKQRAILTEYYDEDLSLAEIAENFGITRQGVRDAIKHGEAALDELEAQLGNARRHAQMQEDLARLHQLVMEIRCCNSGLFNPVPRIRTDTDEMLKIIERLDAQEEPDGV is encoded by the coding sequence ATGGCGGGAAAACCGCAGAAAAACCTGGCGTATTCGGTGCTGCTGGACTTCTACGGCCCGGCCCTTACCGAAAAGCAGCGTGCCATCCTTACCGAATATTATGACGAGGATCTTTCCCTTGCAGAGATTGCCGAGAATTTCGGCATTACCCGCCAGGGTGTGCGGGACGCCATCAAGCATGGCGAAGCCGCCCTGGATGAGCTGGAAGCGCAGCTGGGTAACGCCCGCCGCCACGCACAGATGCAGGAAGACCTCGCCCGGCTGCACCAGCTGGTCATGGAGATCCGGTGTTGCAATTCGGGGCTGTTCAACCCGGTACCGCGCATCCGCACGGATACCGACGAAATGCTGAAGATCATAGAGCGTCTCGACGCGCAGGAGGAACCAGATGGCGTTTGA
- the ffh gene encoding signal recognition particle protein produces the protein MAFESLTDRLNGVFKKLRGKGKLTEADIKAAMREVRMALLEADVNYKVAKDFCAQVSERAMGQEVMESLTPAQQVVKIVNEELTKLMGGDEPQYLRIKNKGQTVLMMCGLQGNGKTTHAAKLGRYYRSQGRRPLLVACDVYRPAAIEQLKIVGEQVNVPVFSMGTEKPELIAEKAMAYARDHGNDIVILDTAGRLQIDDALMDELVRIKQHVEVDETLLVVDAMSGQEAVNVAKTFNEKIGITGVILTKTDGDTRGGAALSVLAVTGKPIYFQGTGEKLEDLEPFYPSRMSSRILGMGDVLSLIEKAQSVQSDKEAEDAAKRLMENKFDMNDLLAQFKQIKKMGGASALLAMMPGGNQIDADALDEKALPHIEAIIYSMTPEERAKPSIINPKRKRRIAAGCGLTVEDVNKLLKQYDMMQKMMKKVKRNPKGFMRGLGNLGGMGGFKGFGR, from the coding sequence ATGGCGTTTGAGTCTTTAACAGATCGCCTGAATGGCGTATTCAAAAAACTGCGCGGCAAAGGCAAACTCACCGAGGCGGACATCAAAGCTGCCATGCGCGAAGTCCGCATGGCGCTGCTGGAAGCCGATGTCAACTACAAAGTTGCCAAAGACTTCTGCGCTCAGGTCTCTGAGCGTGCCATGGGGCAGGAGGTCATGGAAAGCCTGACCCCCGCCCAGCAGGTCGTCAAGATCGTCAACGAGGAACTGACCAAGTTGATGGGCGGCGATGAGCCCCAGTATCTGCGCATCAAAAACAAAGGCCAGACCGTGCTGATGATGTGCGGCCTGCAAGGTAACGGTAAAACCACCCACGCCGCCAAGCTGGGCCGGTACTACCGCAGCCAGGGCCGCCGCCCGTTGCTGGTCGCCTGTGACGTCTACCGTCCCGCCGCTATCGAGCAGTTGAAGATCGTTGGTGAGCAGGTCAACGTGCCCGTCTTTTCGATGGGCACCGAGAAGCCCGAGCTCATCGCCGAAAAGGCCATGGCTTATGCCAGGGACCACGGCAATGACATCGTGATCCTTGATACCGCAGGCCGTCTGCAGATTGACGATGCCCTGATGGACGAGCTGGTCCGCATCAAGCAGCATGTCGAAGTCGACGAAACGCTGCTGGTTGTGGATGCCATGTCCGGCCAGGAGGCCGTCAATGTGGCCAAGACCTTCAACGAGAAGATCGGCATCACCGGTGTCATCCTGACCAAGACCGACGGCGACACCCGCGGCGGCGCAGCGCTTTCCGTCCTGGCCGTCACCGGCAAGCCCATCTACTTCCAGGGCACCGGCGAAAAGCTGGAGGACCTCGAGCCGTTCTATCCGTCCCGCATGTCCAGCCGAATCCTGGGCATGGGCGATGTGCTCTCCCTAATCGAAAAGGCACAGAGCGTTCAGTCTGACAAGGAAGCTGAGGACGCTGCCAAGCGCCTGATGGAAAACAAGTTCGACATGAACGACCTGCTGGCCCAGTTCAAACAGATCAAAAAGATGGGCGGAGCTTCGGCTCTGCTGGCCATGATGCCCGGCGGCAATCAGATCGACGCTGATGCTCTGGACGAAAAGGCCCTGCCCCACATCGAGGCCATCATCTACTCGATGACCCCCGAAGAACGCGCCAAACCTTCCATCATCAACCCCAAGCGCAAGCGCCGCATCGCCGCAGGCTGCGGCCTGACGGTCGAGGATGTCAACAAGCTGCTGAAGCAGTACGACATGATGCAGAAGATGATGAAAAAGGTCAAGCGCAATCCCAAAGGTTTCATGCGCGGCCTGGGCAACCTTGGCGGCATGGGCGGCTTTAAAGGCTTCGGCCGGTAA
- the rpsP gene encoding 30S ribosomal protein S16, producing MVKIRLRRMGAKKAPFYRVVVADSRFARDGRFIEEIGYYDPTKNPSVVSIDADKAKQWLSNGAQPTDTVRELLKKASVL from the coding sequence ATGGTTAAGATTCGTCTGCGCCGCATGGGCGCCAAGAAGGCTCCTTTCTACCGCGTTGTTGTCGCTGACAGCCGTTTTGCTCGTGACGGCCGTTTCATCGAGGAGATCGGCTACTACGATCCCACCAAGAACCCCAGCGTTGTCAGCATCGACGCCGATAAGGCCAAGCAGTGGCTGTCCAACGGCGCTCAGCCCACCGATACCGTTCGTGAGCTGCTGAAGAAAGCTTCCGTTCTGTAA
- a CDS encoding KH domain-containing protein, whose protein sequence is MQELLLAVARGLVEGKEAVQVTVDPVRDDGTTVYHLKVAESDMGRVIGKQGRIAKAIRVVMRAAAVRQGEKVIVEID, encoded by the coding sequence ATGCAGGAACTCTTATTAGCCGTTGCCCGCGGCCTTGTCGAAGGCAAGGAGGCTGTGCAGGTGACCGTTGACCCCGTGCGTGATGACGGCACTACCGTCTATCACCTCAAAGTGGCTGAGTCCGATATGGGCCGCGTCATCGGCAAGCAGGGACGTATCGCAAAGGCAATCCGCGTTGTTATGCGTGCCGCTGCTGTCCGCCAGGGCGAAAAAGTCATCGTTGAGATTGACTAA
- the rimM gene encoding ribosome maturation factor RimM (Essential for efficient processing of 16S rRNA), with product MQSYLPACKIVSTHGVRGEMKALPLCDGAEFLAKFKRLYATADGTGECRVLGVRTQGNVILLRLADVTDMDAARAQVGRTYYFAKADARLPKGRYFIDDLLGCEVRDADTGAVYGILTEVDHPAAQDIYTVTDAAGEKHMLPAVPEFVKTIDIDARTILVTPIDGMFNDAVNGDKE from the coding sequence ATGCAAAGCTATCTTCCCGCCTGCAAGATCGTATCCACCCACGGCGTGCGTGGCGAAATGAAAGCCCTGCCGCTGTGTGACGGCGCAGAATTCCTGGCCAAGTTCAAGCGACTGTACGCTACCGCCGACGGCACAGGGGAGTGCCGCGTCCTCGGCGTGCGCACCCAGGGCAATGTCATCCTGCTGCGCCTGGCTGATGTAACCGATATGGACGCTGCACGCGCTCAGGTGGGCCGCACCTACTACTTTGCCAAGGCCGACGCCCGTCTGCCCAAGGGCCGTTATTTTATCGATGACCTGTTGGGCTGTGAGGTCAGGGATGCCGACACCGGCGCTGTCTACGGCATCCTGACCGAGGTGGACCACCCCGCCGCCCAGGACATCTACACCGTCACCGATGCTGCAGGCGAGAAGCACATGCTGCCCGCCGTGCCAGAGTTTGTCAAGACCATCGACATCGACGCCCGCACGATCCTGGTCACCCCCATCGACGGCATGTTCAACGATGCTGTCAACGGTGACAAGGAGTAA
- the trmD gene encoding tRNA (guanosine(37)-N1)-methyltransferase TrmD, which produces MRIDIVTLFPELCDGFLSASILGRARAKNLFEAHCHQIRDYTKNKQKQTDDYPYGGGCGMVLYAQPIADCLRAVQDQCAAQGRTKPHVVFLTAAGQQYNEETAKRLASYDSLALVCGHYEGIDQRVIDAFGDEEISIGDYVLTGGELASLVVADSVLRLQPGVLAEEKGYQDESYWDGLLEYPQFTRPEVWEGRAVPPVLLTGDHKKIDAWRGDQSRQRTRERRPDLYDRWCETHPLTEPPKWKRGENMRLVKTEEQMARAAELMAEGRRTVCAPVCTEEQLAAMTPEHWRPDLDAERKNGWAFYLHYNKVGETDAMVGVCHKTGMIGHLFVTESARGQGIGAKVLDFARKKLQEHEHPTLGVLSTNTRAISLYKRMGWRLNGVLTVHDPAQGAPFAVYCEELRMRFHG; this is translated from the coding sequence ATGCGTATCGATATTGTGACCCTCTTCCCGGAGCTGTGCGACGGTTTCCTCTCGGCCAGCATCCTGGGCCGTGCCCGGGCCAAGAACCTGTTCGAAGCCCACTGTCATCAGATTCGTGACTACACCAAAAACAAGCAGAAGCAGACCGACGACTATCCCTACGGCGGCGGCTGCGGCATGGTACTGTATGCCCAGCCCATCGCCGACTGCCTGCGCGCCGTGCAGGACCAGTGCGCCGCCCAAGGCCGCACCAAGCCGCATGTTGTCTTTCTGACCGCTGCCGGCCAGCAGTACAATGAGGAGACCGCCAAGCGGCTGGCCTCCTACGATTCGCTGGCGCTGGTCTGCGGCCATTACGAGGGCATCGACCAGCGCGTCATTGATGCCTTCGGCGACGAGGAGATTTCTATCGGCGACTACGTGCTGACCGGCGGCGAACTGGCCAGCCTGGTGGTGGCCGACAGCGTCCTGCGCCTGCAGCCCGGCGTTTTGGCCGAGGAAAAAGGCTACCAGGACGAAAGTTACTGGGACGGCCTGCTGGAATATCCCCAGTTTACCCGCCCCGAAGTGTGGGAGGGCCGCGCCGTGCCGCCTGTGCTGCTGACCGGTGACCACAAGAAGATCGACGCCTGGCGCGGCGACCAGAGCCGTCAGCGCACCCGGGAGCGCCGCCCTGACCTGTACGACCGGTGGTGCGAGACTCACCCCCTCACCGAACCGCCCAAGTGGAAGCGCGGCGAGAACATGCGCCTGGTCAAGACCGAGGAGCAGATGGCCCGTGCCGCTGAACTGATGGCCGAGGGCCGTCGTACCGTCTGTGCCCCTGTCTGCACAGAGGAACAGCTGGCTGCCATGACGCCGGAGCACTGGCGCCCCGACCTGGACGCAGAGCGAAAAAACGGCTGGGCCTTCTACCTTCACTACAATAAGGTAGGGGAGACCGATGCCATGGTAGGCGTCTGCCATAAAACCGGCATGATCGGCCATCTGTTTGTCACCGAGTCCGCCCGCGGGCAGGGCATCGGTGCCAAAGTGCTGGATTTTGCCCGCAAAAAACTGCAGGAACACGAGCACCCCACGTTAGGCGTGCTCAGCACCAACACCCGCGCCATCAGCCTATACAAGCGCATGGGATGGCGGCTGAATGGCGTGCTGACCGTCCATGACCCCGCCCAGGGCGCCCCTTTTGCCGTGTATTGCGAGGAACTGCGCATGCGTTTTCACGGTTAA
- a CDS encoding HPr family phosphocarrier protein gives MYVKEVTVENQVGLHARPATFFIQKANEYKSSIWVEKEERRVNAKSLLGVLSLGIVGGTTIRIIADGADEQAAVDGLVKLVSSGFAE, from the coding sequence ATGTACGTCAAAGAAGTTACCGTTGAGAATCAGGTTGGTCTGCACGCCCGTCCGGCTACCTTCTTCATCCAGAAGGCGAACGAGTACAAGTCCTCCATTTGGGTCGAGAAAGAGGAGCGCCGCGTCAACGCTAAGTCCCTGCTGGGTGTCTTGAGCCTGGGCATCGTTGGCGGCACCACCATCCGCATCATTGCCGATGGCGCCGATGAGCAGGCTGCTGTTGATGGCCTGGTCAAGCTGGTCAGCTCCGGCTTTGCTGAGTGA